The Paenalcaligenes faecalis genome has a window encoding:
- the hppD gene encoding 4-hydroxyphenylpyruvate dioxygenase, translated as MMETFTPWENPMGTSGFEFIEYTSAEPEKLAQTFESLGFKAIAKHRRKNVTLYRQGDINFLLNAEPDSFASRFANRHGPSICAIAFRVDDAAYAYQRALDLGAWGIASGSGPMELNIPAIKGIGDSLIYLVDRWKGKDGHNGIGDISIYDVDFAPIDTATASEDVHHQGAGLTVIDHLTHNVHKGRMDEWAKFYERLFNFKEVRYFDIEGKVTGVKSKAMTSPCGNIRIPINEEGTEEKGQIQEYLDMYDGEGIQHIALGSSNIYDSVENLRQGGLVFLDTPDTYYELLDQRIPDHGEDTERLQKNRILLDGAPGGGLLLQIFTENQLGPIFFELIQRKGNEGFGEGNFKALFESIELDQMRRGVLKTVE; from the coding sequence ACAAACGTTCGAAAGCTTAGGCTTTAAAGCCATTGCCAAGCATCGCCGTAAAAATGTCACTCTATATAGACAAGGCGATATTAATTTTCTTTTGAATGCCGAGCCCGACTCGTTCGCAAGTCGATTTGCTAATCGCCACGGCCCCTCTATCTGTGCAATAGCATTCCGAGTCGATGATGCTGCGTATGCGTATCAACGTGCCTTAGACTTAGGAGCATGGGGTATCGCATCGGGAAGTGGTCCGATGGAGCTAAATATTCCAGCCATTAAAGGGATTGGTGACTCTTTAATTTACCTAGTGGATCGCTGGAAAGGTAAAGATGGGCACAATGGGATTGGCGACATCAGCATTTATGATGTGGATTTCGCCCCCATTGACACAGCAACAGCATCTGAAGACGTACACCACCAAGGTGCTGGTCTTACCGTTATTGATCACTTAACTCATAACGTACATAAGGGCCGTATGGATGAGTGGGCAAAATTCTATGAGCGACTATTTAATTTTAAGGAAGTTCGCTACTTTGATATAGAAGGCAAAGTCACTGGTGTCAAATCAAAAGCAATGACATCCCCGTGTGGCAATATCCGCATTCCCATTAATGAAGAAGGCACAGAAGAAAAAGGCCAAATTCAAGAGTACTTAGATATGTATGATGGTGAAGGCATTCAACATATAGCTCTAGGCAGCAGCAACATCTATGACAGTGTAGAAAACCTGCGTCAAGGAGGTCTTGTATTTTTAGACACGCCTGACACCTATTACGAACTATTAGATCAACGTATTCCTGATCACGGTGAAGATACCGAGCGCCTACAAAAAAATCGCATCTTGCTTGACGGTGCTCCTGGTGGCGGACTCTTGCTACAAATATTCACAGAAAACCAATTAGGCCCTATTTTCTTTGAGCTGATTCAACGCAAAGGAAATGAAGGCTTCGGCGAGGGTAATTTCAAAGCTCTTTTTGAGTCTATAGAACTAGACCAAATGCGACGTGGTGTGCTTAAAACAGTAGAGTAA